The nucleotide window TTAAACATATTACTGACGATGTGTTTCTTGAAATTATTAATCTTCCAGCAACAGATTTTCTTTTCTTTACTTCATCATCCACTCTTAGTCGTTTTACAGACCACCCTGAGATAAAGAAATACATAGATATACCATCACACGAAATAACAGCATCCAATTATTACCACATTCACCGTCATGTTATTGATTACTATTGGAAGCTGATCCCTAATAGCAGAGAATATTATCTTGCCCCTTTTTCTATAAAAAAAGGAGCTAACATTTACGGGCTTATATTTGGAACAGGACATCTTCTCGGATTAGATAAATTCGTTAATCAATGTTGGAAGCTTGATCCACAGACCGGTGATTCAAACTATGATATTGATCAAGACAATATAAATCCACAGCAACCATCCTTATTCAGAGAATTTAATATTCCTAAAAAAGTTCAGCTATTCGAAAATGAATTAGAGAAAGCTATTTTGAAAGGAAAAGTCAAATCAAATAAGGATATTTATCGATATACGCTTACTAGTGGTATTAAGCCGGCTAATGCGAGAAGTGTAATAAATGGCTTAATCAGAGACGGTAAAATGCCGAAACAAAAGTTGAATGTTTCTTACAATAGCTGTAAAGTAGGAACAGAAGAACAAAGGATAAAATTAAAATAATTTATGGCCACTTTTTCAAGTATAGAATGGACTGAACAGACATGGAACCCGACGACGGGATGCAGCAAGATATCTCCCGGTTGTGCCAATTGCTATGCCGAAATCATGGCAAGGCGACTACAGGCGATGGGTGTACCGGGGTATGAAAGGGGGTTCGAGGTAACCTTGCAGCCTCATCGTTTGGATGAACCGCTAAAGCGTAAAAAACCGACCGTCTATTTTGTTAACTCTATGAGCGATCTTTTTCATGAGGATATCCCGGATGACTACATTAATAAGGTTTTAAATATAATGCGGAACTCTCCACGTCATATTTTTCAGGTGTTGACCAAAAGGGCTGACAGGATGGCGGAGTTCTTCAATACTTACGATGCGCCTTCAAATGCCTGGATTGGTGTAACGGTGGAGAACAAAAAAGACGGTTTGCCACGCCTTGAACTTCTCAAATCTGTTAAGGCCTCTGTTCGTTTCCTTTCCGTTGAACCTCTTCTCGAAAACCTGGGTGTAGTTGATTTTGGAAATATCGAATGGGTGATTGTAGGTGGTGAATCGGGCAACAGGGCGAGGCTAATGGAAAAAAAGTGGGTCCTCAATATTAAGGTGCAGTGCGAAAAGCAGGGCGTGCCCTTTTTCTTTAAACAATGGGGGACTTGGGGCCCGGACATGGTTAAGAGGCAGAAGAAGAAGAATGGAAGAAAGTTGCAGGGAAAAACATGGGATGCTATGCCGCAGTTGGTAATGACAGGCCTCTAAAACGGTTTCTATCCCCGTTTTCTTTAAAAAATGTGACCTAATTCCTGAACATTTACGGCTGTCCCCAGTTATTAACAAAAAACAATAATCATTTGGATAAATAAATATGGCTGCAAACTATCCACCAGAGCTTTCCGTTGAGGATATAAAGGTTAAAATTCAGGCCACATATGCCAATCCGAATATTGGCAAAACTCATCAAGTAGTTCTTAAGGACGGTCCAAGAACATACCGTATAGCAACAATATTCGAAATACTTGACCCAGCAAAGGGAGAACTTCACCATCTATCCTTACAGCTTGATTCATTTGATAAGACTAGAGTAGGTTGGCGGACTAAGCCCGAAAAAAAAATCTGTCTTGATGGTGAAAATCCCGATGAAATTAATGCACTGTCTAGCTTCTTAAATGCCGTACTTTCAGAGCAATATCCAAAAAAGGCAGGGGAGTTTCATGTCATATCTAAGGAACAATATAAAATCTTATCTGAAATTACTTTATTATTGCCTCAGTTGCCAGGTTCTCGAAAACTCGAGTTGTTTACAGCGCTAATCGGGAGCTTAAAGGATGCTGATATAGACATCGGTGATTTTGTGGTGACCTTCCAGAAAACGGCACCTGAAGCTGTTAAAAATATTGGAATTGCGGCGAGGTTTGTACAGTATAAAGATGCCTTTACTCATCTAAAAAAATTGGTAGAAGCACCTGAAATTAAGGAGCCAGAATTTCAGAGTCACTTGAAGAAAAATCCATGGATATTTGGAAGTGAATACAGTGAACTTTTGGACAGACGCAAATGGACAAGAGACCAAAATTTTGATTTCATGCTGAGACGTACAGTTGATGGCTATCTGGAAATCATAGAGATTAAGACAGCTTTTTCGGAACCTCTGTTTAGGTATGACAGCAACCATAACAGTTACTATTCATCATCAAAATTGAGCCAGGTAATGGGGCAGACATTTGGCTACATTGAGGAGGTTGAACGAAATCGTGACTCAATAATTGCGACTGACAAGCTCGACCCATTAAAGATAAGGGCAAGAATATTTATTGGCAGAGATGGTGATGAGAATCAGCAAGCAGCATTGCGAACGCTTAACTCTCATCTGCATCGGGTCGAGGTGATGACCTTCGACCAGTTGATTCGCGTAGCTCAGAGGACGCTTGATATATTTCAAAATGAAATGAAAACTGACAAGGAAGTGACTGAAGATACTTGCTCCGATGAAGAAGACTTTCCTTTTTAAGCTAATTATGTGGAACCTGTATTAGTTAATAGGGACACATCCGAATGGCACTAAGTTAAGCGGTTTTAGCATAGAAAAAGAGCATGAAATATAAGGGGAAAATGGTATAATTGGGCATGAAAAATCATACACCTTTATTCCCCAATTTCCACTTTCAAACCCTCCGCAGAAAGCCCCGTTCAGCCCAACAGATTTTGGCTGAGAAAGTAGCGCAGCTGAAGGAGAAATCACTGAGTTAGTTAATAGGGACACATCCCAATTAATTGACAGCAACAGATTGATATGATATAAATCGACCATGCCA belongs to Deltaproteobacteria bacterium and includes:
- a CDS encoding DUF4263 domain-containing protein, which encodes MAANYPPELSVEDIKVKIQATYANPNIGKTHQVVLKDGPRTYRIATIFEILDPAKGELHHLSLQLDSFDKTRVGWRTKPEKKICLDGENPDEINALSSFLNAVLSEQYPKKAGEFHVISKEQYKILSEITLLLPQLPGSRKLELFTALIGSLKDADIDIGDFVVTFQKTAPEAVKNIGIAARFVQYKDAFTHLKKLVEAPEIKEPEFQSHLKKNPWIFGSEYSELLDRRKWTRDQNFDFMLRRTVDGYLEIIEIKTAFSEPLFRYDSNHNSYYSSSKLSQVMGQTFGYIEEVERNRDSIIATDKLDPLKIRARIFIGRDGDENQQAALRTLNSHLHRVEVMTFDQLIRVAQRTLDIFQNEMKTDKEVTEDTCSDEEDFPF
- a CDS encoding phage Gp37/Gp68 family protein; the encoded protein is MATFSSIEWTEQTWNPTTGCSKISPGCANCYAEIMARRLQAMGVPGYERGFEVTLQPHRLDEPLKRKKPTVYFVNSMSDLFHEDIPDDYINKVLNIMRNSPRHIFQVLTKRADRMAEFFNTYDAPSNAWIGVTVENKKDGLPRLELLKSVKASVRFLSVEPLLENLGVVDFGNIEWVIVGGESGNRARLMEKKWVLNIKVQCEKQGVPFFFKQWGTWGPDMVKRQKKKNGRKLQGKTWDAMPQLVMTGL
- the tcmP gene encoding three-Cys-motif partner protein TcmP, translated to MGRDIHKTPFDEGTKAKLALYENYIKEWLPVFLSRTPIYTKINIFDFFSGPGKDETGCKGSPLITIDLLQPYLSNIIGNKQQVTLFFNDNRKKKVRTLQEHVSALNPESHAFEIICTSNEFNVAFREYLPKMSESGTANFLFLDQNGIKHITDDVFLEIINLPATDFLFFTSSSTLSRFTDHPEIKKYIDIPSHEITASNYYHIHRHVIDYYWKLIPNSREYYLAPFSIKKGANIYGLIFGTGHLLGLDKFVNQCWKLDPQTGDSNYDIDQDNINPQQPSLFREFNIPKKVQLFENELEKAILKGKVKSNKDIYRYTLTSGIKPANARSVINGLIRDGKMPKQKLNVSYNSCKVGTEEQRIKLK